The Mycobacterium riyadhense sequence TGGGGGCTATCGCAGTCCCGTTGAACTTCCGGCTCACTCCAACTGAGATCGCATTCCTGGTCGAGGACTGCGGGGCGCGGGTGATGATCACCGAGGCGGTGCTGGCCCCGGTGGCCACCAATGTCCGCGACATTCAGCCAACGGTGAACGTGATCGCCGTAGCCGGTGGCTCAACCGACGACAGTGTGCTCGGCTATGACGACCTAACAACTGAGCCTGGTGATGCGCCCGAACCGGCGGACATCCCCAACGACTCGCCGGCCCTGATCATGTACACCTCGGGCACCACCGGCCATCCCAAGGGCGCCGTGCTCACCCACGCGAATCTGACCGGCCAAACGATGACCATGCTTTATACCAGCGGGGTCGACCTGAATAACGACGTCGGCTTCGTCGGCGTCCCGTTGTTCCACATCGCCGGAATCGGCAACATGCTCACCGGGATGCTGCTCGGCATCCCGACGGTGATCTATCCGCTTGGGGCATTTGATCCCGGCAAGCTGCTCGATGTGCTGGAGGCCGAGAAGGTCACCGGCATCTTCTTGGTTCCCGCTCAGTGGCAGGCCGTTTGCGCCGAGCAGCAAGCCAGACCACGTGACTTGAAGCTGCGCGTGATGTCGTGGGGGGCGGCGCCGGCGCCGGATACCTTGCTACGGCAGATGTCGGAAGTCTTTCCCGGAACCCAGATTCTGGCCGCGTTCGGCCAGACCGAGATGTCGCCGGTCACCTGCATGCTGCTCGGCGAGGACGCGATCGCCAAGCGCGGATCGGTCGGCAAAGTCATCCCGACCGTGGCCGCACGGGTGGTCGACGACAATATGCGTGACGTACCCGTCGGCGAGGTGGGTGAAATCGTCTACCGCGCACCGACATTGATGAGCGGCTACTGGAATAACCCGGAGAGCACGGCTGAAGCGTTCGCGGGCGGGTGGTTTCATTCCGGGGACCTCGTGCGGATGGACTCCGATGGCTACGTCTGGGTGGTCGACCGCAAAAAGGACATGATCATCTCCGGCGGCGAGAACATCTACTGCGCCGAGGTGGAAAACGTCCTTGCCGGTCATCCCCGCATCGTCGAGGTCGCGGTCATTGGACGGTCCGACGAGAAGTGGGGTGAGGTGCCGATCGCGGTCGCGGCTGTAACAGGCGGGCACCTTCGAATCGAAGAGCTAGATGAGTACCTGACCGAGCGGCTCGCGCGGTACAAGCACCCCAAGGCGCTCGAGATCGTGGATGCGCTGCCGCGCAACCCCGCCGGGAAAGTGCTCAAGACTGAACTGCGGATGCGCTATGGAAGCTCAAATGATTCTCGAAAACGTGCTGTTTCAACCGATTTACCGGAGGAAGAGGGGAGCTGACGAACTCGTAACGTTTGCTAGCTGTTGACGAAGGGTTAATTGTGAGGATGCGGTTCACACCTGACGGGCCATCAGGTACATTCCTGTGGTCTCCGTTACTACCTGCGGGTAGGGAGCCGACGGTCACACATATTGGATTGCGGCAAGGTGGGGGTACCCCCAGCCGCGGAGCGGCGAGGGGGCGAGGCGTGCGACATGCTCGGCCGCGACGCCGCACCGCGCGCGACACCCGTAATGACGGCGTGAGGGGGCAACGGTGACCACGTCGACGCGTCCGCACCTGATGGGTTACCTTCGCGACCAACTGGAGACACCGCTGACGATGGTCGGCGGGTTTTTCCGAATGTGCGTGCTGACCGGAAAGGCGCTATTCCGCCGACCGTTCCAATGGCGCGAACTCATCCTGCAGTGCTGGTTCATCATGAGGGTCGCATTGCTGCCGACCATCATGGTCTCGATCCCGCTGACAGTTCTCCTTATCTTCACGCTCAACGTTTTGCTGGCGCAGTTCGGCGCCGCCGACCTCTCGGGCGCGGGCGCGGCGATCGGTGCCGTCACCCAACTCGGTCCGTTGACCACCGTGCTGGTGGTAGCCGGTGCCGGTTCGACCGCCATATGTGCCGACTTGGGCGCCCGCACCATCCGCGAAGAGATCGACGCGATGGAAGTGCTC is a genomic window containing:
- the fadD5 gene encoding fatty-acid--CoA ligase FadD5, which encodes MTAQLASHLTRVAEQPYLARRQNWVNQLERHAMMQPDAPALRFVGHTVTWAALRRRVAALAGALSRRGVGFGDRVMILMLNRTEFVESVLAANMLGAIAVPLNFRLTPTEIAFLVEDCGARVMITEAVLAPVATNVRDIQPTVNVIAVAGGSTDDSVLGYDDLTTEPGDAPEPADIPNDSPALIMYTSGTTGHPKGAVLTHANLTGQTMTMLYTSGVDLNNDVGFVGVPLFHIAGIGNMLTGMLLGIPTVIYPLGAFDPGKLLDVLEAEKVTGIFLVPAQWQAVCAEQQARPRDLKLRVMSWGAAPAPDTLLRQMSEVFPGTQILAAFGQTEMSPVTCMLLGEDAIAKRGSVGKVIPTVAARVVDDNMRDVPVGEVGEIVYRAPTLMSGYWNNPESTAEAFAGGWFHSGDLVRMDSDGYVWVVDRKKDMIISGGENIYCAEVENVLAGHPRIVEVAVIGRSDEKWGEVPIAVAAVTGGHLRIEELDEYLTERLARYKHPKALEIVDALPRNPAGKVLKTELRMRYGSSNDSRKRAVSTDLPEEEGS
- a CDS encoding MlaE family ABC transporter permease, with product MTTSTRPHLMGYLRDQLETPLTMVGGFFRMCVLTGKALFRRPFQWRELILQCWFIMRVALLPTIMVSIPLTVLLIFTLNVLLAQFGAADLSGAGAAIGAVTQLGPLTTVLVVAGAGSTAICADLGARTIREEIDAMEVLGIDPIHRLVVPRVIAATVVATLLNALVITVGLVGGYLFGVYLQNVSGGAYLATLTTITGLPEVIIAMVKAATFGLIAGLVGCYRGLTVRGGSKGLGTAVNETVVLCVVALYAVNVILTTIGVRFGTGH